ACGTGATGTCATACAGGGGAGGAGGAATCTACCTGCCTTTCCCGTCATCTGGCCAAAGTGCACTCACTCCTTCATGTCAGCACTCAAAGGTATGTACTCACGTTAACTTTTTATACATGTGGATTATAATGTTGATTATTGTGTGGCTTTCTGAGGTTCTATTTGGAGCGTCTATGCAAAAAAGCTTGCACTCAGGCAATTGtatgtatgtacagtatatatcaGATAAATAGAGGTAAAAATTGCTTCACAAATTGATTGTTTGTATTGAGGATAGATACATTTAGGAATGAGTAGATCAAAAGAGAATTAATGAATTACTTTTACTGTCATTTATGCTTGCAGGCACATCAGTGAAATGCCGTTTCTCATCAGTTGAAAAAGTCAACATTTACAATAAGAATAAATACAATAGCCTAAAAATAAATCACTGTTTGTTTCCTGAGAGTGGAAACACCGGGTCGCACTGCTCTGTTGGTATAAAGTGGTGTGCACAAAGAACTGATATTTTGGAGACAGAGTAAAGACATGGTATATACCTGTAAGGTGTAGGTATAACACAGACTAAAAGAACTTTGATTATTCTTCTAAGACAAATACTGTAAAAAGCTATTGTTTATTTACCTGACATGTGGTGGTAGGACTACAAATCAAGGAAATAAAAGCCTCTTCACATGAAATTATCATGAATCTCTCTgcacagtggttctcaaagtgGGGTCCGGGGTCTACCTTGCAGGGGATGGCCCAAAGGATGACCACACAACAAGCATGAAATAAAACTTAGtttgaaacatgaaaatttTAGAGGAAAACATTACACATTCTTTCTAAATTTGTGTGAATTATTATAAGGGGCTCTGTGCAATCTTCGGATCAAAAGGGGGGGACCACAGCTAAGTAGACTTTGGGAACAGCAATAAATGAATGTTTTCAATGTTCAGTGTTTCCTTGGCTCAGGGTGCCTTACCACAAACTTGGACTTAAGCCAGGGTAAGACTCATTAAAACCCAGGGGAAGAATAAGCTGAATGTAGCTCTTACAGGCGTTTATGTCTAAACTCCAGTTATAAAATTGTTTCTAAATTATTTGCTTTCCAAAATTCAATTAATCACCCCTACTATTATTTCTCTCGACCAAACGTCTTTATATAACATTTGGCGCCTTCTTAATATCACTATCTCTCCTGCATCCAAAGGGTCTTCAGAAATAGTGGTCTCATTGGATGCAGAGAAAGAGAAGTAGAATGCAAGTGTATGATTTACAAGTACTCAAACGGTCTATACAAGTTGTAGGTTATAGTGAAAGAGGAAATATGTCAAAGATGAAAGTGGTTTCTGTAGATGTCTCtgatcttggtttaatcctgggggGAGGAGACATGAGGTTGGCATCAGCTGGAGGGCATGGGTGGTGATGTGGTGGTGGAAGCCAGGTTATGGAGAGACTTGGTAGGTAATGGTGAGATACTTGAACTGAATGGGGAGACAATGGTGATGTGTTTGCAAATTCTATTGTATTTAGAGGGTGAACCATACGGAAGAGAGTAATGATGTCTAGGTCTGAGCATTGAGCTGGATTTAACAGAGGAACAATGAACAACAATTTGTGAGTGATGCAGTGACAGGCCAGACCATATTCTCTTAATACTGGTGTATGGTTTAACTCAACATGGATGACAAGAACTCTAAAATAGGTTAAACATCTTACATGTCCCATATGTTCTCTGGCCCCTGCAGTATAACTGCCACCTCTCTGCTTGTACACAGTGATCCCAAACTATTAAATGAAGTAGGCTACATTTTCTTCCCATGAAGTGACTGGACTCCTCCTTGAAAAAAGCCTGCAGAACGTGGCGCACCCTGAGGCTCATTGGGGATGACACAGACTGTGCCAccaacaggtggaggagtctcaaCACGATCTTTACCCATTTTCCTCGTAGTTTTGCTTCTCTACTTTTCTAACGTGGGCACATACAGTCATACAGTCAATGATTTGCTCATTGAGGATAACTTCAGACCCTTGTTATGAGCTCATGGAGCCATGTGCACTGGTCAGCCCTGGTTTTATACAGCAAATATAATGTAGCCTACTCCCTATTGTCACTGTCCAGTTTCTGTCTCCAAATGTGAATAAATTAGTCTAATACACAGAGATGAAACTAGTTTCTGTCCCTGATCCCAAATTCTTGACATGGAATCAACCACAGCATACTGCCCGTGCTGTTCTGCAGTGAGGGTCTGGAGCATTGCATCCACCCTATATCTGTGGATGTTTCAGGTATACTGCGTAAAAATGTGCTGCCTCTGCCTGAATGCACATGGCTTCACAGGACCACAAACAAGTGTAAACAAGTGTAGAAAGCTCAGAGCCAAGGGAACAGATTTGGTGAAAATCACATCAAGACTCCTACGCCTGTCTTTGGCTGTGGATCGGAGCACAGTCAGTGTCCTGGTCAGGAGTGCTCAGCTACGCACAGAGGTGCATGGGGGTGCTTCCCAGGgaaattatgtttaaaatgtttaaaaggtcAGCAATTTAACTCAAATAAGCACCCTTCTTTTGCATTCTGGTCATGGTGGTGAATTGCTCTTCTGCATTTTGACATTGATGTCAGCCCGAAATCTTACTAAAATTCcatttttactttcactatgactttattctcataaattttttattttaatgtcgAAATGTTCCGACTTTATTCTAGCAGCACCAgcaatgttttggttttttttttgtaatgtgacGCTTATACTCCATCGTAAACCTCAGACAGTAAGAAAGAATTGAAGCATTTCTCAAAGTTCTATAAAACTTCTGTCTttcagagaaatggagagtgcAGAGTTTGTTCCTCTCGAGCTCTCTCAGAGAGAGTCCTACCACGTTTTCTGCAGCTACAGCAGCACTGACTACCAGTGGACACACGCTCTCATCCAGCATCTGGAGGACAGGGGCCTGAGGGTGTGTGACCATGAGAGAGACTTCACTGCGGGACGTCCTATCTTGGAGAACTTGGCTGAAAGCATTCAGCAGAGCCAGAAGGTGCTACTGATCCTGAGCGCAGAGTTTGTGAGGAGCCGCTGGTGTCTAATGGAGGACAACATGTCCATGTTCAGAGACTGTCTGCAGAGGAAGCCCATAGTGCCAGTGCTGCTGCAGCGAGACCTGCAGGTCCCTCTGCACCTGGCTCACCTCACATACCTGGATGTCCAGCTGCCAGACTTCAGACAGCAGTTACTCCGAGTGCTGTGTACACCTAACCAGGAAATGCAGAGCTCCACTGTGGTGTCCTACCAGCCCCCATCCCTCTACAACGGCAAGAGCCTCGAGCCACTGTCTGCCATAAATCAAGAGCAGCTCAATAAAGATTATTTTAAAGAGTTTGACTGTGGAGTGTGGAGCGACAGTGTACCTGACCAACTCAGCCAGGTCATCCAGCACCCAGAGCGCTACAGAGAGGCCATCAGGATCATCAACACTGTCGCCCAGACTAAAGTGAGGTTTGGGTCACTCTGGAAGATAATGGTGGCCATACTTGTGCTAATATTAGTTGTTGGGGTCTACTACTTACTAATATCATTATTTATTGGGTTGCCATTCTGGGAAAATGCACCAAAAGGATTACAAACAGCAacagctgtgtttttatttctatcgGTAATATGGGTTATATACAAAGTGTATGTCCTCTATCAGAATGAGAAAAAGCGTATTGTGCGAGAGCTGCAAAAGGCCATTGGTCAGGCCAACAGCATTCTGTTTGAGGAGCACGTCCTGATAGGCTCTCAGTCACCCTCTAAACTCCTCCTGGTTTATGTGAGTGTGGAGGGCTGCAGAGAGGAGCTCAGTGCTCTGTCCCAGGACCAGGACTTCTTTCATACAGCCATAGTGGAGCACTCCTGTGGGTATGCCTGCTGTCTCGCTAAACAGCTCCTCCCCTTTGAGACAACGCCCACCGATGGTCACCTGGAGGGAGGCGTGTGCTTCTGTCAGTATGTTATAAACCAGATGTTGATAGGACAGACCAGGAGGTTTTGCTGCTGCAAGATACCAGTATCTGCTGTGTAGTATGTTCTATTTTTGTAAGCCAACAATACagttgttataaaaaaaaaaaaaatgtttgatttgattcttttattaCCTGGACTATTCATGTGGACACCTTATAGATACATAGTAGAACTTATACCTAAGTGGTGATTGTTTTTGCAATTTCGGCACAAAACCCTTTACACGGCCCCTTAACATAGCGCTTAAATTTGAATTCACTAGTTACTGTCACGCCTAAGTGTTGCCTGGCTTGAAAAGGAGATGTTGTGGCCCTCAAAGATGACCTGAATGTTTGATTTCTGGCAGCCTATTTGGCGAAACATATACACTCAGATTATTTTCACACTGAAACTTGTAAGGTCAATGTTAAAGAGCATTTGCTCCAAGAGCAGTGCACTTCTGCCAGTGTGAACCCAACTGTCCTGTAAGTCATTCAAATGAATGCACCCTGCCACACTATATACATATATAGTGTAGCTCTTATAAATGTCTTGTCTCATACATCTTACATATCTTATAAATGTCTTgtcttattttaatgtattttattatttatgttttgtttgtttattcatttttagttATTTGTCCCAGTACAGTCCCTAAATATCACCCGGAACATTTGCTGACACTTCAGACAAACTCAAGCCATGTTCCCTGCACATTCTGCTTTTCATGTGAGTTTGTCCAATATGTCGAATATCCAGTATTCACAAAACTTCACCACGGTGTCAGATTCTGGTTGCAAATGATTACTCAGGTACTCCAGTATCCAAGCCAAAGTTTTTCTTCAGAGCTCAAATGCCAGAAGTTTCTGTAGAATGACCTTATGGGGCACTGATGTAAACGCTTTAATTTGTACTACTGTACACACAGGAGACATGTGCACATCACTTAATAAGCCATGTTGTATATGGGCTGAAGGACAGTCAAACAGTAGTTTTTTCATCATAACCCATGATGGTAAATAGGTGGTTAAAGATTGTGTTTTTCAGCATTATTTACATATGGCTGGTCCTCATGCATCAAATCAGGAATTTTATCATATCTGCTTAAGATCTTTTGTGGTTAAATTAaagtattgtaaagtatttcacTAAACGAAGCTACGTACTCCCAAAAGTGCATACGTCTTTAGGCTGTAAGATATTTTCTGAACTCAGCTGTGGTCCAAACACATTATATTGCAGATTTTATTCTCCCCACAGAGAAATAGCATTAAATAACATGTTTGATGTGGCCATTTTTCACTGTGACCGACACATTTGCACCTAATTTACCATTTCTCCTATCACATCTCCTTCTGAATATTGTATTGGAGCTTCCAAAGTGTTGCAGTCACGCTTAACACATGCCAATAATGGCCAATATCTCCCAAAGACATGGTTTAAGCACTTCAAGGTACTCACttgtcagtcaaactttatcaTTCTTTTCAGTAGATAAATACAGCTTATTTAGAGTATTTACTGTTTATTATGAGATATGTGGGACTTGTGGTTCAATCAGAAAAGCATTTACCCCCAAACTATCTTCGCAGCTATGAGCCCATATATTTGACATTGTAACTTTGTATTGTAACTGTGAGAAAGTCTGTGAGTGAAATGTCTCATTCTAAAgcaaacttttattaaaacgttGAATCTATCTAACCTGATTATGTATatgtgtagattatttcagtctgtggtgttattttaatatttaataggCTCTAAAAGTAGCATTTGCATtagcacagacacacaaaaatgtgtctttagcCTTTATTCAGTGGCACGGCTCGGTTGGGGCTGCCTTGTAGTGAGTCTGTTTGGTGTGGGTCCCTCCAGCCAAATCCATGTTCTGAGCACGGGTTTGGGTCCAGGGGCAGGGCTCTGCTCCATGAGACACTGACATCACTCAAAcattacagatgttttcttaacaaacaaaatcaaaattgtatttgaattATACTCTATTATAGGGCCAATTTTAGCAATTCGCGATTAGTTTGTGATGCTGTGAGACGTGGCTGAAGCAACCGCAAACAACACTACTCCTGATTTATCGCTGTTTATCTCTTTTTTGCACCTCTACATTGCGTTTTAGCCTCTCTCTatgtaatgcattgggtttACCAATCCACTCCAAGGCAAACTAGTGGAAACGGTCCTTTTGTAAACACCGAATTGTCCTCCGGTGAAGTTTTCTctgcatttgtaaagtgtttaacatgttgtcaccTGCAGCTCCTTGTCCGCTGCTTGATTTTACCACCACTTGGctattttttgtatttggcaatgttatgtttttatatgtaccGGTAATCATCCTGccttatttgattttattttttttattttaatgtggtTCCTCCTTTCCAGATTATGACATATTTTCTTGGACTTCTTTAAAGTTCTGCTTCAGTAACATTATATTGAAATAAAgtcactcttacttgagaaaaTTTTTTGATGAACTtgtctacccacctctgatgtTTTTTGTCCTTATGCAGCATTCCTTCTTCCATAGGCCCTTTTAATGCACTGCGCAGACTAGAAAATATATGCTTATCAACAATGACTTAGCACTTGTCTTGTATTGACAGTCAAATTGCCACTCGCCATTATCCAAAGAGGCCATCGTACTGACTGCACCACATAATCACTCCACAAGCATCAAATCATCAACACATGATGTCCAAAGCCATCACGTCTTTAATAACAAGATGAAAACACCAGTTCATAAGCCATGCCAAAAACTGGAACAACAAGCAATCTATGATCATTCTGAAGTGAAATATCGTATGTGTTGTTCATGCGGGCTGTTTTAAATGTCCATttctgcttttgtgttttgACTGAAATTGCTCCGTTCATATTTATTCTATGAaacctttaaagggcctgtatggTCTATGTTctaatctgtgttataatgttgtttcctcatcacaaacagacctggagttgtgttttgtttcattcacacatgtttaacacacaaacctgcatatttagggtttagagttcttctctcaaatgtaaaacactgttccacttgtgatgtcacatggtaatacaggaagtgctccactgtgttttaaaactccacacaccttaactagaatcatttggatgattttagacctggatttgtcaacctccactgaactaaagttagaaggtagctgttgacttgaaaatgacatcacaaggtggaacagagcattttgcacACAGAATAATCCTCAAGGGTtagtcaaacgtgtgaatgaaacaaaacacaactccaggtatgattttgatgaggttaGATTATgccatggcttaaagctcagaaaagtcaattttgtgtcatattggaTCTTTAAGTTAGAGTACCTAATGAAACAGTGAAAGAAGGAGACTGATATCATCATGCAGATCTGCTTTACATTACACTCTATGTgagaaaaccaaaccaaaaaagttgggtactgcagctttaaaggcacATTATAGCCACATTCCAACTGATTCATTTTGGATCAGTTCATTATGgtcaaaaacatgtcttcacTGTCCTAACCGAACCGTCTCGGCTCATTTGAGAGGAAGTGTATCACTAGCTTAGCAAAAACAAGATGACAAAAAGACAGacgtaaacaaaaaaattatattttgtcTTGACGGCTTTAATCTTATGATGCGCCATATTTACAGTGATGGCAACTTATACGTTGAGTCGAAATGCTTAGCAAAACAAAGATGGCGCAAGTTAGCAGCATATATTTCCATTGCATAAACTCACCACATTACATGAAGAGGTAATACGGTGCAGAGAAGTGAaagaaatgcagaaaaagctgacGATAAACGGAAATGGTTTTATGTTTATGCTGTATCTGTAGCTGTAGATTTAGCCACATCTCACTGCTCCACAAACTTAAGATTTACTGACCGTCTGTTGTGAATCGCTGAGATCGGACTTATGATTATGtcattgcttggaatgttcctcatCATGATATAAAACATGGTATAGAGCTCTAAAAGCCAATGCACGTAGGCCATTTTGGAAAACTTTTCATTCTTCAATTTACACggtgtacttttacataagtaatCATTGTCACGTGATTGTGTAGTTGTGTTTTCACATAATCTTACCACTTTTTACCACCAATCTTACCCAGCGTTAACACCAAGTAATAGAAACCACAAAACGAAATATTTACACTACAATTTGGAATACGGCCTACGTCTTATACAGTCTATTTAGCCCTATGTTGTATAAACCCGCCCATTACGTCCCTCGTGTTGAATACATTTCCCTGCATGTGTGTGGCGTTTCATTTAGCTTGTAATCACTTGTGTGTTCCCGGTGTAGAGGCGTCTGTTGATTGCAGTGGGATGGAAAACCAATTGGAAACGCCTCTCGAACCGCAAGATCCGTGTAATCAGTGCTCACAAACAGCGGCAGAATATCAATGCACTCAACGCGCCTACTTATCATATAGATAGACACATACAAGGGCTTtattgtgggacattttgtCAAACAATGAAAATGCAATCACTCCTGCATTTCTGAGCGGCGACAAGTGGGGCATTAGTTACTGGCTGCAGCTTTTTAAAGAGTGGAGGTGTAATCTTAACGCAGAGACTGGAGGGGTTactgtaaactgttttttgAATGAGAGACACGTTGTACTGGCAGGTTGTGAGAAGagaaaataatattgttttagtGGTTATCTTGAGGTGTGAATAAGGTGCGGTGAGGTATGAATGGGCACAGATCTAATACAGACTGGACAaggcagtattattatt
The sequence above is drawn from the Periophthalmus magnuspinnatus isolate fPerMag1 chromosome 5, fPerMag1.2.pri, whole genome shotgun sequence genome and encodes:
- the LOC129456246 gene encoding uncharacterized protein LOC129456246 → MESAEFVPLELSQRESYHVFCSYSSTDYQWTHALIQHLEDRGLRVCDHERDFTAGRPILENLAESIQQSQKVLLILSAEFVRSRWCLMEDNMSMFRDCLQRKPIVPVLLQRDLQVPLHLAHLTYLDVQLPDFRQQLLRVLCTPNQEMQSSTVVSYQPPSLYNGKSLEPLSAINQEQLNKDYFKEFDCGVWSDSVPDQLSQVIQHPERYREAIRIINTVAQTKVRFGSLWKIMVAILVLILVVGVYYLLISLFIGLPFWENAPKGLQTATAVFLFLSVIWVIYKVYVLYQNEKKRIVRELQKAIGQANSILFEEHVLIGSQSPSKLLLVYVSVEGCREELSALSQDQDFFHTAIVEHSCGYACCLAKQLLPFETTPTDGHLEGGVCFCQYVINQMLIGQTRRFCCCKIPVSAV